In Thermanaerovibrio velox DSM 12556, the genomic stretch GATAAAGCTGCTTCTGGGTCTTTTGCGTCCCACCTGCGGGGAGATCCGGGTTTTGGGGAGGCTTCCCGGGGAGAGCCTCGAGGTGGGTTACGTTCCCCAGGACACGTCGGTCCGGAGGTTCTTCCCCATAAGGGCCGTTGACGTGGTGGCCCTGGGGTGCAAGCTGCCCGGCCGAAGGCTTCGGGGGGAGGACTACGCCAGGGCCCTGGAGGCCATGGAGCGGTTCGGGGTTGGGGAGTGTCGGGACATGAAGATGAGCCGCCTTTCCGGCGGGCAGCGGCAGAAGGTGTTGATAGCCAGGGCCTTTGCCTCTTCCCCTCGGGTGCTGTTCATGGATGAGCCCACCGCCAACCTGGATCCCGCATCGCAGAAGCATCTCTATGGGGAGCTCAAGAGGTTCTGCGACGAGGGGGGTACGGTGGTGGTGGCGAGCCACGACCTCATGGCGGTGTCCGCCATGGCCACGTCGGTGGCATGCATAAGGGGTACCTTGCATTACCACCCATCCCCAGAGGTGGACAAGGCGTCCGTGTCCCTGGCCTACGGTGAGTGCCCTGTGGAGCTTGTGGCCCA encodes the following:
- a CDS encoding metal ABC transporter ATP-binding protein, which codes for MEIKDLCFAYEGEMVLRDVNLSLRRGELLALIGPNGGGKSTLIKLLLGLLRPTCGEIRVLGRLPGESLEVGYVPQDTSVRRFFPIRAVDVVALGCKLPGRRLRGEDYARALEAMERFGVGECRDMKMSRLSGGQRQKVLIARAFASSPRVLFMDEPTANLDPASQKHLYGELKRFCDEGGTVVVASHDLMAVSAMATSVACIRGTLHYHPSPEVDKASVSLAYGECPVELVAHGIPHRVLSVHDDLKEEDHGSVSS